In the genome of Lathyrus oleraceus cultivar Zhongwan6 chromosome 4, CAAS_Psat_ZW6_1.0, whole genome shotgun sequence, the window GAAGTGATGATCAGGAATCGTTTTCTGGAGATGAATGCTCCTAGAGACAGTTCATCTGTCAACAAGTGAGTTTTTGTAAATTTAGTTTTAATATTTATGTATGTTTTGCGTTTTTACACAAAAATGCTCGAGGCAAGGTGTGATTGTAATGAAATTTTTATGCAGAATGTGTTTATGTATTTTTTTCTGGGCATTTTGATTTAAATACCCTTATCATGTTTAAATAACTGTTTTTAAAACTGAATTTAATTTTCTACATTCCAGGTATTACAACCTCGCACATGCGGTGAGTGAAATGGTCATAAGACAACCATCCCTCTTACGAGCTGGAACATTGAGAGACTATCAGCTTGTAGGTTGCTACATTATTGAAATAGTTATTCTTTAAGTGATTGCCTTATGTTGTATTCTTAAGCAAGTTTTCAAGGCTCTGACACTTTTTTTAATAAGGTTGGATTGCAATGGATGCTTTCTTTGTACAACAACAAATTAAATGGAATTTTAGCTGATGAGATGGGTCTTGGTAAAACAGTACAGGTTAGCCTTATTTTTTGTTGCTCTTCTCTTTCCTTAGattgaaaaatatatatatcatAGTCTTTTTTGGCAACTTAGTGATTTCATATTTCATAGTTAAGTTCAGTGTGTCTTACACGGGAGATGTAAAATGTTCATCTGTTTTTTAAGGGTATTGTATAATAATGTACTGTAATAATTTTTAAACTTGCATTTTTTTCCTTCCCTAGGTTATGGCATTGATTGCATACTTGATGGAATTCAAAGGAAACTATGGTCCACATCTTATAATAGTCCCAAATGCTGTTATGGTTAACTGGAAGGTGAGTTTCTAAACTTATTCATTTGATTAGTATTACTATTTTGTAATTTTTTAACTAGAAAAACTATCTTTATTGTGCAGAGTGAGTTATACAAGTGGTTACCATCTGTGTCATGCATTTTTTATGCTGGAGGGAAAGATTATCGATCAAAATTATTTCATCAAGTAAGTGTGCCTCAAGTTATTCACACACCGTTAATGTATAAAGTAATGGGAAAGTTACTGCCATGTTTATCAACACTGTCTGAGACTGTTTATAGAGCAAAAGTTACAATAAATTAATGCTGTCCCAATCATTAGGACTATATTAATGGTCTGAAATAAATCAATACAAATCGTACTAAAATCAAATAGGACCTAACCtaataagataaaataaaattaaGGAGAATAAAATGATCTCTCCTAATTCTCAGAGTATAATTTTGTTAATTACTGCCTGGTTTTCTTTTCTTTATTTACAATAGGTTTCTGCTCTGAAGTTTAATGTCTTGGTGACTACTTATGAGTTCATCATGTATGACCGGGCAAAACTTTCAAAAATTGATTGGAAGTATATTGTGATTGATGAAGCACAGAGAATGAAGGATAGAGATTCAGTTTTAGCACGTGACCTTGATAGGTATCGTTGTCAAAGACGTCTGCTTTTGACAGGCACACCGTTGCAGGTCTGCTTTCTTTTCATACAACACCTGCATTATTATAAACAAATAGTGTCTGTTACTGCATATACTTTTATTTCTTTTATGCACTACTTGGATCAAACAATATCATTTCTGACCATCAACTGTACAGTTTTTAATCTTCTTGGTCTTCCTTATTTGTTGGAATTATGCAAAATTGAATAGTAGGGTCAAAATTAAAAATGATAAACATAAAGGTGTTATGAGACCCTATACAGAACATTTTCAATCTGGTCTCTATACTACAAAGTAACTCCATGCAAATATTAGTGTCATAACAGACGACCATTAATtccaaaccttctataatggCTTTACCTATTACTTTTCTTGGTTGCTCTCTACTCCAATTTATTAGATATTCTTAATGAAGTTGGTTCCAAGTACTAATGGTGTCGAGTACGCGTACTTTTTTTGCTTACGTCTAATTCCAAAGGGAATAAGCGCTAATTGATAAGTCATATAAAATCTATAGATACTTGACACAATGTAAATTTTGTTGATGGGATTTGTTGTGGTTTGATTTTATTTGCAGAATGATTTGAAGGAACTCTGGTCACTTCTAAATTTACTTCTCCCTGAGGTTTTTGATAATAAGAAAGCCTTTCATGATTGGTTCTCAAAACCATTTCAAAAAGAAGGCCCTACTCAAAATGCAGAGGACGATTGGCTCGAGACAGAGAAAAAAGTCATCACAATCCATCGACTTCATCAGATTCTTGAGCCTTTCATGCTCAGGCGCCGTGTTGAAGATGTTGAAGGCTCACTACCACCAAAGGTGTGATTATAGCTCCCTAACTATACTTGACCATTTATTCTATTTCTTGTGGCTAAAACCTAGTATTATTACTGCATTGCAGGACTCCATAGTTTTACGATGTAAAATGTCATCTGTCCAGAGTGCTATTTACGACTGGGTCAAATCGACTGGTACTCTTCGTCTTGATCCTGAGGATGAGGAACGTAAGCTTCAGAGGAATCCTAACTACCAGGTGAAACAATATAAAACTTTAAACAACAGATGCATGGAGCTTCGGAAAACATGCAATCATCCGTTGCTTAATTATCCATTCTTCAGTGACTTATCTAAAGAGTTCATTGTAAAATCTTGTGGAAAATTGTGGATCCTGGATAGGATCCTCATAAAACTTCAAAGAACCGGACACCGAGTTCTACTTTTCAGTACCATGACAAAACTTCTTGACATCTTGGAAGAATACCTGCAGTGGCGAAGACTCGTGTACAGAAGAATTGATGGGACAACTAGTTTGGAAGACCGTGAATTAGCTATAAATGACTTCAATGGCCCTGATTCAGACTGTTTCATCTTCTTGCTTAGCATTCGAGCTGCTGGGAGAGGCCTTAACCTTCAGTCTGCTGACACAGTTGTTATTTATGATCCTGATCCAAATCCTAAAAATGAGGAGCAGGCTGTTGCCAGAGCTCATCGTATTGGACAGAAAAGACCAGTCAAGGTTATCTACATGGAAGCAGTTGTCGACAAAATCCCTAGTCATCAGAAGGAAGATGAAATGAGAGGTGGAGGCACTGTTGATTTGGAGGATGAACTTGTAGGCAAGGATCGCTACATAGGATCTATTGAGGGCCTCATAAGAAACAATATTCAGCAATATAAGATAGACATGGCTGATGAGGTAATTAATGCTGGGCGTTTCGATCAAAGAACAACACATGAAGAAAGGCGTTTGACTTTGGAGACATTATTACACGATGAAGAGAGGTATCAAGAAACTGTCCATGATGTTCCGTCACTGCAGGAGGTAAATCGCATGATTGCTAGGAGTGACGAGGAAGTGGAACTGTTTGATCAAATGGATGATGAACTAGATTGGATTGAGGATATGACACGGTATGATCATGTGCCTAAATGGATTCGTGCCAATACAAAAGAAGTTAATACTGCTGTTGCTGCTTTATCAAAAAGACCATTAAAGAAAAGTTTATTGGGTGGTAGTGTTGCCGTGGATACAAGTGAACTTGGTTCAGAAAGAAAAAGAGGACGGCCCAAGAAACATACTAGTTATAAAGAACTGGAAGATGAAGATTTGGAATACTCTGAAGCAAGCTTTGAAGAAAGAAATGGGTCTGCAAACGAAGAAGGGGAGGTAGGAGATTTGGACGATGATGGGTATAGTGGAGCTGATGGAGCTCAACCCATCGATAAAGATCAGATGGAAGATAGTCTGTGTGATGGTGGATATGAATTTTCTCAATCTTTAGAAATTGCCCGAAATAATCAGGTGGTTCAAGAAGCTGGTTCCTCTGGATCGTCCTCTGACAGTAAAAAAGTGACACAGATAGTGTCACCATCAATTTCCTCTCAGAAATTTGGTTCCCTGTCAGCATTAGATGCCCGGCCAGGTTCCATTTCAAAAAGGATGGTATGTTGCTTCACttgtatttttaatttttttttcgtGGTGGTTTTCTATCTTATTCTGATTACATTGTGATAATTTTTCCCAGACAGATGACTTAGAGGAAGGGGAAATTGCAATATCTGTTGATTCTCACATGGAGCATCAACAGTCTGGAAGTTGGATTCATGATCGTGATGAAGGTGAGGATGAACAAGTTTTGCAGAAACCAAAGATTAAACGCAAACGTAGTCTTCGTGTTCGACCCCGTCATCCCACTGAAAAACCTGAAGAAAAGTCTGGTAGTGAAATTATGCCTCGTTTGTCAGTCCAAGCAGACCGTAAATATCAAGCACAGCTGAGGACTGACCTAGAATCAAAATCACACATAGATTCAAATGCCAGCAGGAATGatcaaaacatttcattaaaAAATAAGCGAACTTTACCTTCAAGGCGGATTGCTAATACATCGAAATTACACGGCTCACCAAAGCCTACTCGTTTGAATACCATATCTGCTCCTTCAGAGGATGGTGGCGAACATTCCAGGGAAAGCTGGGAGGGGAAGCCTATCAATTCAAGTGGATCCTCTGCTCATGGCTCTAGGATGACAGAAATCATCCAGAGAAGGGTATGTGTCGTTAATTCAACGatctttttattttttctttgGTGGCGGTTGTGTTTTCCTGGATCGAGTGTGTGTTGCATGTTTTCTTATGTTGACAAGAAGCAGTAATACTTATTTTTTTTTCTCCGTTTACAACTTCAGTAATATGACCAAAAAAGGTTGCCAATTAAGGGTGCAAGCCCGATAATATTTTTTACTGGCTGAAACTCTGAATATTTTTTGCTATGTTAATTTTCACGTTTCACAAAGACTGTTGGCTGTATTAATTTAATTGCACTTCTTGTTACGATTTTGCGTTCTTGTTTGCTAGTACTGTTAGCATTTGAACTCATACAATTATCACACTTGCAGTGCAAAAATGTAATTAGCAAGCTCCAAAGGAGAATAGACAAGGAAGGCCATCAAATTGTACCTCTATTAACAGATCTGTGGAAGAGGATTGAGAATTCTGGGTTAAGTGGTGGATCTGGGAATAACCTGTTGGATCTACGGAAGATTGATCAGCGGATTGATAAATTGGAGTATACTGGAGCCACGGATCTTGTATTTGATGTGCAATTCATGTTAAAGAGCGCAATGCATTATTACGGTTTCTCCCTTGAGGTAAGATTTCTTATGTGTATCATCATACAGAATAGTTCACTTTTATGGCTTTGTTAAATACATCGTTATTTTCAGGTAAGAACTGAAGCAAGGAAGGTTCATGATCTCTTTTTCGATATATTGAAAATTGCATTTCCTGATACCGACTTCCGAGACGCAAGAAGTGCACTCTCTTTTGCCGGTCCAGTTTCTGCCTCAACCACTGTATCGTCTCCTAGGCCAGTAGCTGTTGGACAAGGCAAGAGGCACAAGCTGATGAACGAGGTGGAACCCGATTCACACCCTTCACAGAGACCACTGCAACGCGGATCAGCTTCTAGCGGAGAAAACAGTAGGATTAGAGTCCGTATGCCACCAAAGGAATCAAAAACCGGAAATGTTAGCGGCAGCAATATACGAGAGCAACCTCGACCACAGGATGATTCTCCACCACTACTTACTCATCCAGGCGAACTAGTCGTGTGCAAGAAAAGAAGAAACGAGAGGGAGAAATCAACGGTGAAGACTAGGACCGGTCCTGTTTCGCCGTCTATGAGAAGTCCTGCGGCAGGTTCAGTCCCCAAAGACAGATTAACTCAACAGACTCAAGGATGGGTTGGACAACCATCTCAACAACCAAATGGGTCAGTTGGGTGGGCTAATCCTGTAAAGAGGCTAAGAACAGATTCTGGGAAGAGGAGACCAAGTCATATGTAAGATGgtatatatataataataataataatagacTTATTGTTGCTAGCTTCAGCAAAAGTTTTAGTGGCACTTCATAGAGTTTACCATCATACTGTTAATATAGATTTAGGTAACTTGAATGTGTTAAATGTAAGCTTTTCTCCATTTTTTGGGGTTATGATATCTGCATCTTGCAGGTGCTACCTTTCTTGTAGGTGGCTGAAACTATTGTATAGTAAATCCTTGGCTGAAAAATTGTGTCAAGTGGAGAAGAGACAAGTGATTGAAGCCTATTAAAGTAATCACAAATTTTACCCAAAAAAAAAGACTCCATGGGTTTAATATATGCAATAAAATTGTGAAAATATAAAACTTTTATACTAAATTAAGCTTGTTTTGTATTTGTTAAATAATTTAgttttctgttttttttttcttttaattttcaaaggtaaaaataaaaacatataaaatctattagttttttttatatatatattttttttaaaacttatAAATAGAAGTTAGTTCTAAACAATTCTAACcaaacaaattttctttttcaaaTTTTAATAACTAGGAGACATTTATGCAACTAAGTCAAACAAATTATAAATATTTAGTTTAATGTTTCTTACTTTTAAAGGAACTGCAAATTGTTAGTCTTGAATATTGTTTCGTTTTGATTACGAGCTTGTTTAATATagttttataaaattattttttagtatttaaaagtttaaaataataaaatttgttTGATTATTGAATAACTTTTGAAAACTATCtttgaccttttctttcttttttgaGTTTATTTCGTTTCATTCTATGTACATAGACCTTATGGTCGGTTAATTTTTCGAACAGTTCGTTGATATTCAAATTATTAAGATTATTTGATTCTTTAATGATTGTAATCTTTGGTTGTGATTTATTGTACATATACCTTAAAATTCTGTTAGCATAATCTTTGTTagaaaatcatttgttcaaattgTCTAAGTTGTTGATTAAAAGAAGAAAACGAGCCTATATAGATTTCACTGTTTTATCGGATTCCATTTGGAAAAGTTCATGCTCCTCTATTAACGTATTGATTATGGAAAAGTTGTCATTTATTGCACACAACTTGTAAAAGACTTGAAGAACGTTTCACATTATTTATGCATTTTTATTGTGAGATAGAGCAATATAATTTAACCTTTAACACAAAGATATGTATATTTTTCGCCTTTAAATCATATAATGCATTTTTGGTATCATTAGATGTCAAATCTTTTGGGAGTTAGACAAAATTATCGATTTCGTTTTTGGAAATAAAACGTCAGTTGATAATTGCTACCCATAAATACTTGTCTACTGATATTAAGTGTATACGCTCCATTCGAATAGTCTTCATCCATATTTTCAAACTTTTGAGTCGTTTAGATCTAATCAAAAGAAAAACTCTGAGaccattttttttgaaaagaatATGGAGTATGCAACGGTCTAAGGAGAAGGGTGTGTGTTGAATAGACCTCCCAATTAAAATCTTAACTGAATTTTTTTTGAATAGTATTTTATAAGAGTTTGGAAAATAAAATGATTTGTGTGGAGGAAGCAAATTTTTGCATATAAAGAGGTTACTCCTAACAAATTGAATTTGCACCAAACGACTTAAACAACACACAAAACAATCAAGATCGAATCACATAATTAACCAAAATACACAAAGCAATCAAGATCGAATCACATAATTAAGGAGTAGATTGCACAAATACATTTTCTCTAGTTGCTAACATGAATATAGTAAGGATGATGTTATCTTTAGCACCTAATTACAATTGGAAATCATATCAATTTAAGGTGAAAAATGTCTTCCTTCATGGAGACCTTCAAAAAAGAGATTTATTTGGATGTACCTCGTATATATTGTGAACATGCGACCACCAACATTGTGTGCAA includes:
- the LOC127075968 gene encoding ATP-dependent helicase BRM isoform X1, producing the protein MHSGGGGPGRPAGRPSTSAAASPSSSSSASQLGFESLQHQHQHQQQQQHQQQQQLGSRQTFQQQLLRKPEGNEAFLAYQAGRQGVFGSNNFQQPNAMQLPQQSRKFTDLAQLHGSNQDAQLRGQNSEQQQMLNPVHQAYLQYAFQAAQQKPTLGIHPQQHAKMGMLNPASVKDQEMRMGNLKMQDIMAMQAMNQAQGSSSRNSSEHNVRGEKQMEQGQQIRSIQTPEAQHGIQNVMNSQIAVAAQLQAMQAWARENNIDLSHPTNAHLMAKLIPLMQSRMVLPPKTSESNIGAQSSSVPVSKQQVNSPAVASESSAHANSSSDMSGQSGSSKARQTVPPSHLGSTANAGTAGQSSDMVMQQFNVHGKESQAPLRQQVKAGNGMPSYHSQQSSATMNIGADHHLNAKGSSSGAEPPQTQYTRQLNQTTTQTGGPTKEGGSGNYAKSQGAPAQMPERQNGFTKQQLHVLKAQILAFRRLKKGEGTLPQELLQAITPPPLELQAKQPNHPAGGQNQVKSAGNIVPEQPRHVEVNESQSNPAVNGPSSVKQESFSKDEKSALPAVHIQAVVPSVSKESASTSSAGKEEQKPIGSSIKPKQDSEHGNNSTPVRNELALDRGKAIAPQTSVSDTMQITKPGQANTVSQPKDVGPTRKYHGPLFDFPFFTRKHDSFGSSMMVNNSNNLSLAYDVKDLLFEEGVEVLSKKRTENLKKIEGLLAVNLERKRIRPDLVLRLQIEEKKLRLLDLQARLRDEIDQQQQEIMAMPDRPYRKFVRLCERQRVELVRQVQASQKAAREKQLKSIFLWRKKLLEAHWAIRDARTARNRGVAKYHERMLREFSKHKDDDRNRRMEALKNNDVDRYREMLLEQQTSIPGDAAERYEVLSSFLSQTEEYLHKLGSKITAAKNQQEVEEAAKAAAGAARLQGLSEEEVRAAAACAGEEVMIRNRFLEMNAPRDSSSVNKYYNLAHAVSEMVIRQPSLLRAGTLRDYQLVGLQWMLSLYNNKLNGILADEMGLGKTVQVMALIAYLMEFKGNYGPHLIIVPNAVMVNWKSELYKWLPSVSCIFYAGGKDYRSKLFHQVSALKFNVLVTTYEFIMYDRAKLSKIDWKYIVIDEAQRMKDRDSVLARDLDRYRCQRRLLLTGTPLQNDLKELWSLLNLLLPEVFDNKKAFHDWFSKPFQKEGPTQNAEDDWLETEKKVITIHRLHQILEPFMLRRRVEDVEGSLPPKDSIVLRCKMSSVQSAIYDWVKSTGTLRLDPEDEERKLQRNPNYQVKQYKTLNNRCMELRKTCNHPLLNYPFFSDLSKEFIVKSCGKLWILDRILIKLQRTGHRVLLFSTMTKLLDILEEYLQWRRLVYRRIDGTTSLEDRELAINDFNGPDSDCFIFLLSIRAAGRGLNLQSADTVVIYDPDPNPKNEEQAVARAHRIGQKRPVKVIYMEAVVDKIPSHQKEDEMRGGGTVDLEDELVGKDRYIGSIEGLIRNNIQQYKIDMADEVINAGRFDQRTTHEERRLTLETLLHDEERYQETVHDVPSLQEVNRMIARSDEEVELFDQMDDELDWIEDMTRYDHVPKWIRANTKEVNTAVAALSKRPLKKSLLGGSVAVDTSELGSERKRGRPKKHTSYKELEDEDLEYSEASFEERNGSANEEGEVGDLDDDGYSGADGAQPIDKDQMEDSLCDGGYEFSQSLEIARNNQVVQEAGSSGSSSDSKKVTQIVSPSISSQKFGSLSALDARPGSISKRMTDDLEEGEIAISVDSHMEHQQSGSWIHDRDEGEDEQVLQKPKIKRKRSLRVRPRHPTEKPEEKSGSEIMPRLSVQADRKYQAQLRTDLESKSHIDSNASRNDQNISLKNKRTLPSRRIANTSKLHGSPKPTRLNTISAPSEDGGEHSRESWEGKPINSSGSSAHGSRMTEIIQRRCKNVISKLQRRIDKEGHQIVPLLTDLWKRIENSGLSGGSGNNLLDLRKIDQRIDKLEYTGATDLVFDVQFMLKSAMHYYGFSLEVRTEARKVHDLFFDILKIAFPDTDFRDARSALSFAGPVSASTTVSSPRPVAVGQGKRHKLMNEVEPDSHPSQRPLQRGSASSGENSRIRVRMPPKESKTGNVSGSNIREQPRPQDDSPPLLTHPGELVVCKKRRNEREKSTVKTRTGPVSPSMRSPAAGSVPKDRLTQQTQGWVGQPSQQPNGSVGWANPVKRLRTDSGKRRPSHM